Within the Candidatus Lokiarchaeota archaeon genome, the region TCCTCAGAAGGCGGTGTTCAAGTATATGGTCAAAGCGGTATTCAAAGTTGTTTTAATGGGTGATGGCTCAGTGGGCAAGACAAGTCTCCGGCGCACCTACATGGGAGAAGGCTTCAAAGCAAACTACAATATAACCATAGGTGCAGACTTCGCGGTAAAGAAGATGCAACTCGAGGGTGGCCATGATGTGCGTATACAAATATGGGATCTTGCTGGGCAGGAGCACTTCAGAAATGTCCGTTCAACATTCTATCGAGGAGCCATGGGGGCACTTGCAGTCTATTCGGTTGTAGAACGGCTATCCTTCGATCATATTCCTGAATGGGTGGACGAATGCTTCGAGAACGCCGGCAAGAAGATTCCTATCGTGCTTATTGGTAACAAGATTGACCTGCGAGAGAAATTTGAGGGGAACCCCTCCATGCAGGAAGCCATGGTCACGACTGATGAAGGTGAATCACTTGCTGAGAGAATTTCAGACAACAATGGTATTCATACATCTTTCATAGAGACATCCGCGAAGACGGGTGCCAATGTAGATGCTGCTTTTCTTGAGCTTGCAATCAAAATTCTTGAAAGCGGCGATATGATGTAATTCAACAGGAATCTTGCTGTTACGAAGCGGATTCAACTTGTTGATGTACCGCTTCGTAGATTCTACTGGCTGCGATGTGGAGGAGTTCCTCCTCGTCAGAGTGCACTTCTATTCTCACTTTGGTCTTTGACTCATCTGTTTTCCCAACTAGTGTTAAGTGAATGACTACTCGTGTTTGATTGAAGATGCTCTCCGCTGCTCCAATCAACAATGCTCTCATCATACCGTCTCTCTCTGAAGATTCTTCCCTAACTAGATGTAGATTCTTCTCTTTGAATATCCGTTTTAGTAATCTGAAGAGACTTCTTGGATTGAACCTAAGGACATGTTCTCTGCTCCATGGTTTCATCTCCATTCTGGCGACGCTGAATTCCCTTGAGGTCAAATCCAAGGGTTTCATCTGGGAATAGAGCGATCTGACAAGGCAATTTCCCGACTTGGCGGACACCTCCTGACCGAGATGGTTTTTCATGACAACGGCGATTACCATTTCCCCTTCTACGTAGTTCGCCACCTTCTTGAAATCGAATCTGATTCTAGCTTCTTCTGAAGGGGATAAGTCTCCTACTTGAGCCGCCCTATCGCTTTCGAGTTTGAGACCATCTGATGGATATGTCAGGAGTGAAACGTTCGTATCCTCTACTCTTTGTTTCCCCTCGTTCGTAAGCCTGACAAGGAGAGATATTCCCTCATCCTCTTCTTGGCATTTGCTTTGAACATCAATATAGCTGACCGTCCTAACTGGCAACTCATTTGTGAATAGGTCCGGTCTCCTTGCTGCCGCATAGAGTACATCTTGTGTCTCTTTCTCTCCGCTTACGGTTTCGGCTTGATTCACGTATTCTAGTATTGACTTGACCCTTTCATCCGTTAGTTTCTCTTCGGGTATTTCGCTCCGTGAGACTTCTACCCCGATAGCATGTAACATTCCTACAGCTGCCGTACAAACAACTGGTGTGATATCATACAATGCAATCTCTAGTGCTTCTTGTGCTTCTTGACCAAACTCGGCAAGTTTACAAACCGACAGCAATCTGAGTTCATCATCGCCCACAAGAGCTGCATCCTTACAAGCTTGTAGT harbors:
- a CDS encoding GTP-binding protein, which encodes MPQIIPQKAVFKYMVKAVFKVVLMGDGSVGKTSLRRTYMGEGFKANYNITIGADFAVKKMQLEGGHDVRIQIWDLAGQEHFRNVRSTFYRGAMGALAVYSVVERLSFDHIPEWVDECFENAGKKIPIVLIGNKIDLREKFEGNPSMQEAMVTTDEGESLAERISDNNGIHTSFIETSAKTGANVDAAFLELAIKILESGDMM